The proteins below are encoded in one region of Solidesulfovibrio fructosivorans JJ]:
- a CDS encoding ABC transporter substrate-binding protein: MRITSLAFRPLRGRAGLLAATVLLAGSLVWPGSALARRVTDGCGRAVDIPDAVARVVTAGGTPSLNAFLVALGKGGEIVNGLPQGLHGGQWKYQGVFAPQVTTAPVVSSMGPSWTPDLEALMALRADLVLVESTATADMLSARGFPAYCLSWREPTAVSRALADLGDALGATARAKALQAAFAANLDRVARATADIPPDKRVKALYIRASGLMIPMVSTARFLIEKAGGTYAAPAGLSLEHPRISPEQLLAWDPDVLLVFNKKEVNEVLSDPRYATLSAVKRHAVAAVPFGMHGYTHFTPEQILAVLWMGKTLYPKRFKDMDLVAEAKDFYARFFGRELTDGQVREILRLP; this comes from the coding sequence ATGCGCATTACCTCACTCGCTTTCCGTCCTTTGCGCGGGCGCGCCGGCTTGCTCGCCGCGACGGTTTTGTTGGCGGGATCGCTCGTCTGGCCGGGGTCCGCCCTGGCCAGGCGGGTCACGGACGGCTGCGGCCGCGCGGTGGATATTCCCGACGCCGTCGCGCGTGTGGTCACGGCCGGCGGCACGCCTTCGCTCAACGCGTTCCTGGTCGCCCTGGGCAAGGGCGGCGAAATCGTCAACGGACTGCCCCAGGGGCTCCATGGAGGGCAATGGAAGTATCAAGGCGTGTTCGCGCCCCAGGTGACGACGGCTCCGGTGGTCTCGTCCATGGGGCCGTCCTGGACGCCCGACCTCGAAGCGCTCATGGCCTTGCGCGCCGATCTGGTGCTCGTGGAATCGACGGCCACGGCCGACATGCTGTCGGCGAGGGGCTTTCCCGCCTACTGCCTGTCCTGGCGCGAACCGACGGCCGTAAGCCGGGCCCTTGCCGATCTTGGCGATGCGCTTGGCGCGACGGCGCGGGCCAAGGCGTTGCAGGCGGCGTTTGCGGCCAATCTGGACCGCGTGGCCCGGGCGACAGCGGACATTCCGCCGGACAAGCGGGTCAAGGCGCTCTATATCCGGGCCTCAGGACTCATGATTCCCATGGTGTCCACGGCGAGGTTCCTGATTGAAAAAGCAGGCGGGACATACGCCGCGCCAGCCGGCCTGTCCCTGGAACATCCCCGCATCAGCCCAGAGCAGCTTTTGGCCTGGGACCCGGACGTGCTGCTCGTTTTCAACAAAAAGGAAGTCAACGAGGTGCTCTCCGACCCGCGCTACGCGACGCTTTCCGCGGTCAAGCGCCATGCGGTGGCGGCGGTTCCCTTCGGCATGCACGGCTACACGCACTTCACGCCGGAGCAGATCCTGGCGGTGCTGTGGATGGGCAAGACCCTGTATCCGAAGCGCTTCAAGGACATGGACCTGGTTGCCGAGGCGAAGGATTTCTACGCGCGCTTTTTCGGCCGCGAACTTACCGACGGCCAGGTCAGGGAGATCCTGCGCCTGCCGTAG
- the dhaL gene encoding dihydroxyacetone kinase subunit DhaL: MPISKAQVLAWLGNLDAVYAAKKGYLTELDAAIGDADHGINMHRGFSKVMEKLPGVADKDIGEILKTVGMTLMSSVGGASGPLYGTFWMKGGMAVAGKDALSVADFLRFLETGVEGLRQRGRAEPGDKTMYDLWAPVLTEARTFAQNGDDAAALAEALVPVGEKALAATIPLQARKGRASYLGPRSVGHQDPGATSSFYMLETLREALR; this comes from the coding sequence ATGCCCATCAGCAAGGCCCAGGTCCTCGCCTGGCTCGGCAATCTGGATGCGGTCTACGCCGCGAAAAAGGGCTATCTCACCGAGCTTGACGCCGCCATCGGCGACGCCGACCACGGCATCAACATGCACCGCGGCTTCAGCAAGGTCATGGAGAAGCTGCCCGGGGTGGCGGACAAGGACATCGGCGAGATTTTAAAAACCGTGGGCATGACCCTCATGTCCAGCGTTGGCGGGGCCAGCGGCCCGCTTTACGGGACGTTCTGGATGAAGGGCGGCATGGCCGTGGCCGGCAAGGACGCCCTTTCCGTGGCCGATTTCCTGCGCTTCCTGGAAACGGGCGTGGAGGGCCTGCGCCAACGGGGCCGGGCCGAGCCCGGGGACAAGACCATGTACGACCTGTGGGCCCCGGTTCTTACGGAAGCCAGGACTTTCGCCCAAAACGGCGACGATGCGGCGGCCCTGGCCGAGGCGCTCGTGCCCGTGGGGGAAAAGGCCCTGGCCGCCACCATTCCCCTGCAAGCCAGGAAAGGCCGCGCCAGCTACCTTGGACCCCGTTCCGTGGGCCATCAGGACCCGGGCGCGACGTCTTCCTTCTATATGCTCGAAACCCTGCGGGAAGCATTGCGCTAA
- a CDS encoding FecCD family ABC transporter permease, which produces MTRVRPLLAWGGLSALLLALAALSLCLGKMPVSAKELGQYALGGLDPRREATLSNLLWAIRGPRILAALAAGAALAASGSAYQALLVNPLVSPGILGVLAGASFGAALGLLWSWSLAGVQGLAFGFGLAAAGLAVLLSLFQGEKAVMSIVLGGVISGALFSALVSLVKYVADPYNQLPSIVFFLMGSLALVDGRTTALACLPMLAAVCGLLLLARPLDAMTMGDDEAASLGVRVGQVRGGVIALATLASALTVVVGGVIGWVGLIAPHLARRLVGPSMTRLLPASALVGAAYLLAMDTLARTAFPVEAPVGILTALCGIPCFVLLLRARRGNFA; this is translated from the coding sequence GTGACGCGCGTACGTCCCCTGCTGGCCTGGGGAGGCCTGTCGGCCCTGCTTTTGGCCCTGGCCGCCTTGTCCTTGTGCCTCGGCAAAATGCCGGTCTCCGCCAAGGAACTGGGACAATACGCCCTGGGCGGGCTCGATCCCCGGCGAGAGGCGACGCTCTCCAATCTGCTGTGGGCCATACGCGGCCCGCGCATATTGGCCGCCCTGGCCGCCGGGGCCGCCCTGGCCGCATCCGGCTCGGCCTATCAAGCCCTGCTCGTCAATCCGCTGGTTTCCCCGGGCATACTGGGCGTCCTGGCCGGCGCGTCCTTCGGAGCGGCCCTGGGGCTGTTGTGGTCCTGGTCCCTGGCCGGGGTTCAGGGGCTGGCCTTCGGCTTCGGGCTGGCCGCCGCCGGACTGGCCGTGCTGTTGTCGCTTTTCCAGGGCGAGAAGGCCGTCATGTCCATCGTCCTTGGCGGTGTCATCAGCGGGGCGCTGTTTTCGGCCCTGGTGTCCCTGGTCAAATACGTGGCCGACCCCTACAACCAACTGCCGAGCATCGTATTTTTCCTCATGGGCTCCCTGGCGCTGGTGGACGGCCGCACGACGGCGCTCGCTTGCCTCCCCATGCTCGCGGCGGTTTGCGGCCTGCTGCTGCTGGCCCGGCCCCTGGACGCCATGACCATGGGCGACGATGAGGCCGCAAGCCTCGGCGTGCGGGTCGGGCAAGTGCGGGGCGGAGTCATCGCCCTGGCCACTTTGGCCTCGGCGCTCACCGTGGTGGTCGGCGGCGTCATCGGCTGGGTGGGGCTCATCGCCCCCCATCTGGCCAGACGGCTTGTCGGGCCGTCCATGACGCGGCTGCTGCCGGCCTCGGCCCTGGTCGGCGCGGCCTACCTTCTGGCCATGGACACCCTGGCCCGCACCGCTTTCCCGGTCGAAGCGCCAGTGGGTATCCTGACGGCCCTTTGCGGCATTCCCTGCTTTGTCCTGCTGCTGCGCGCCAGACGCGGGAATTTCGCGTGA
- the eutC gene encoding ethanolamine ammonia-lyase subunit EutC, translated as MPLPNHDSDAIVTPAPWDRLRQFTAARVALGQAGVSLPTAAHLRFTLDHAKARDAVHHPLDTPRFLDDLAREGIAALPLASRVRDRREYLARPDLGRRLSEAGATTLRQANLAPVDLALVVADGLSSFAVQRQAVPLLTAFSPLAEARGLRRSPVILVEGGRVAVGDEVGQILGARIVIVLIGERPGLSSPDSLGVYLTYAPKPGLTDERRNCISNIRPQGLPHDRAARTLDYLVAKSLALGLSGVDLKDEQQLTEGDRQELAGSCPPQARG; from the coding sequence ATGCCATTGCCTAACCACGATTCCGACGCCATCGTCACGCCGGCCCCCTGGGACCGGTTGCGCCAATTTACCGCCGCCCGGGTGGCTCTGGGCCAGGCCGGCGTCAGCCTGCCCACGGCCGCCCACCTGCGCTTTACCCTGGACCACGCCAAGGCCCGGGACGCCGTGCACCATCCCCTGGATACGCCCAGGTTTCTCGACGATCTGGCGCGGGAGGGAATCGCGGCCTTGCCCCTGGCCAGCCGGGTTCGGGATCGACGGGAATATCTGGCCCGGCCGGATCTGGGACGACGCCTGTCCGAGGCCGGCGCCACGACCTTGCGCCAGGCGAACCTCGCCCCCGTGGACCTCGCCCTGGTCGTGGCCGACGGGCTCTCGTCCTTTGCGGTCCAGCGTCAGGCCGTGCCCTTGCTGACAGCCTTTTCGCCCCTGGCCGAGGCCCGGGGACTTCGCCGCTCGCCGGTCATCCTGGTGGAGGGCGGACGCGTCGCCGTGGGTGACGAGGTCGGGCAAATCCTGGGGGCGCGGATCGTCATCGTGCTTATTGGCGAACGGCCGGGACTCAGTTCGCCGGACAGCCTCGGCGTCTACCTGACCTACGCCCCGAAGCCGGGGCTGACCGACGAGCGCCGCAACTGCATTTCCAACATCCGGCCCCAGGGACTGCCCCATGATCGGGCGGCCCGGACCCTGGACTATCTCGTTGCCAAGTCCCTGGCCCTGGGCCTTTCCGGAGTGGACCTCAAAGACGAGCAACAGCTTACGGAAGGCGATCGTCAGGAGCTCGCCGGCTCGTGTCCCCCGCAGGCGCGGGGATGA
- the dhaK gene encoding dihydroxyacetone kinase subunit DhaK, whose translation MKKLINAVENVVREQLEGMALAHPELAVSFDPTFIRRADAPVAGKVALVSGGGSGHDPMHGGFVGSGMLDGACPGEVFTSPTPDQMVACAKAVDSGEGVLFVVKNYTGDVMNFETAVELLAAEGVKVRNVLIDDDVAVKDSLYTAGRRGVGTTVLAEKIVGGAAAAGYDLERCATLCRKVSQYGRSFGVALSSCTVPAAGKPTFELGENEVEMGIGIHGEPGTHRMPIEPVDALTEYAAGQIIDDPAYTRTVREWDGGDWTERTLTDAPLAKGDAVIAFVNGMGGTPVSELYAVYRKLHAVCRDKGLTIARNLIGSYITSLEMQGFSITLLKADDEILRFWDAPVHTPGLIR comes from the coding sequence ATGAAGAAACTGATCAATGCCGTGGAAAACGTTGTGCGGGAACAGTTGGAGGGCATGGCCCTGGCCCATCCCGAATTGGCCGTGAGCTTCGACCCCACCTTCATTCGCCGGGCCGACGCGCCGGTGGCGGGCAAGGTGGCGCTGGTTTCCGGCGGCGGCTCCGGCCACGATCCCATGCACGGCGGTTTTGTCGGCTCCGGCATGCTTGACGGAGCTTGTCCCGGCGAGGTGTTCACCTCCCCCACCCCGGACCAGATGGTCGCCTGCGCCAAGGCCGTGGACAGCGGAGAAGGCGTGCTGTTCGTGGTGAAAAACTACACCGGCGACGTGATGAATTTCGAAACGGCGGTGGAACTGCTCGCCGCCGAAGGGGTCAAAGTCCGAAACGTCCTCATCGACGACGACGTGGCCGTCAAAGACAGCCTGTACACGGCGGGCAGGCGCGGCGTGGGCACCACCGTGCTGGCCGAAAAGATCGTGGGCGGGGCGGCGGCGGCCGGCTACGACCTGGAGCGGTGCGCGACGCTTTGCCGCAAGGTGAGCCAGTACGGCCGTTCCTTCGGCGTGGCGTTAAGCTCCTGCACCGTTCCGGCGGCGGGCAAGCCCACCTTCGAACTGGGCGAAAACGAAGTCGAGATGGGCATCGGCATCCACGGCGAGCCCGGCACCCACCGCATGCCCATCGAGCCCGTGGACGCGCTGACCGAATACGCGGCCGGGCAGATCATCGACGACCCCGCCTACACCCGAACGGTGCGCGAATGGGACGGAGGGGATTGGACGGAACGGACGCTCACCGACGCGCCCCTGGCCAAGGGTGACGCGGTCATCGCCTTCGTCAACGGCATGGGCGGCACCCCGGTGTCCGAACTCTACGCCGTGTACCGGAAGCTCCACGCGGTCTGCCGGGACAAAGGCCTCACCATCGCGCGCAACCTTATCGGCTCCTACATCACCTCCCTGGAGATGCAGGGTTTTTCCATCACGCTGCTGAAGGCCGACGACGAGATCCTGCGGTTCTGGGACGCGCCCGTGCACACGCCCGGCCTGATCCGTTAA
- the eat gene encoding ethanolamine permease: MSGEKSTQLERKLGPWMLWGLGVGYVISGEYFGWNLGLEQGGTLGLAIATGFIILMYLTFTFCYTEMACAIPKAGGAFDYASRGLGRKLGALAGIAQVIEFVFAPPAIAAAIGAYFNLFFPNVPSTEIAIAAYVVFTALNIYGVQAAAGFELFVTVLAVGELLLFCGVTAPSFHWQNLTANALPHGISGAFAAIPFAIWFFLAIEGVANVAEETVNPQRNILIGFGSAILTLVVLAVLTFACSVGVSGWEAIVYPTPGAAPSDSPLPLALSHIVGDSHLLYHMLIFVGLFGLIASFHGIILAAGRAVMEMGRVGYMAPILGKVNKRFKTPANALIANMVVGIIALLSGKTGDIITLSVFGALTLYVISLVTYFALRRNEPDMPRPFKAPFYPVAPAVGLAIAVLALVAVTIYNLSLAVIFFVILSASYLYFRVFSKEAEEEEDMVEGLEAVFVEEK, encoded by the coding sequence ATGAGTGGCGAAAAATCTACGCAACTGGAACGAAAATTAGGGCCATGGATGCTGTGGGGCCTCGGAGTGGGCTACGTGATCTCCGGGGAATATTTCGGCTGGAACCTGGGCCTGGAACAGGGGGGCACCCTGGGCTTGGCCATTGCCACCGGGTTTATCATCCTCATGTACCTGACCTTCACCTTCTGCTACACGGAGATGGCCTGCGCCATCCCCAAGGCCGGCGGCGCGTTTGATTACGCCAGCCGGGGACTGGGCCGGAAACTCGGCGCTCTGGCCGGCATCGCCCAGGTCATCGAATTCGTGTTCGCGCCGCCGGCCATCGCCGCCGCCATCGGCGCCTACTTCAACCTGTTCTTCCCCAATGTGCCCTCCACGGAAATCGCCATCGCCGCTTATGTTGTGTTCACGGCCCTGAACATTTACGGCGTCCAGGCCGCCGCCGGGTTCGAGCTGTTCGTCACCGTGCTGGCCGTGGGCGAACTGTTGCTGTTTTGCGGCGTCACCGCCCCCAGCTTCCACTGGCAGAACCTGACCGCCAATGCCCTGCCCCACGGCATAAGCGGCGCTTTCGCCGCCATTCCCTTCGCCATCTGGTTCTTCCTGGCCATCGAGGGCGTGGCCAACGTGGCCGAGGAAACGGTCAATCCCCAGCGCAACATCCTCATCGGCTTCGGCTCTGCCATTCTCACCCTGGTGGTCCTGGCCGTGCTCACCTTTGCCTGCTCCGTGGGCGTGTCCGGCTGGGAAGCCATCGTCTACCCCACCCCGGGCGCGGCGCCTTCGGACTCCCCCCTGCCCCTGGCCCTGAGCCACATCGTGGGCGACAGCCACCTGCTCTACCATATGCTCATCTTCGTGGGCCTGTTCGGGCTCATCGCCTCCTTCCACGGCATCATCCTGGCCGCCGGCCGGGCTGTGATGGAAATGGGCCGGGTGGGCTACATGGCCCCGATACTCGGCAAGGTGAACAAGCGCTTCAAGACGCCGGCCAATGCCCTGATCGCCAACATGGTGGTGGGCATCATCGCCTTGCTTTCCGGCAAGACCGGGGACATCATCACCCTGTCGGTGTTCGGCGCCCTGACCCTCTACGTCATCTCCCTGGTCACCTACTTCGCCCTGCGCCGCAACGAACCGGACATGCCCCGGCCCTTCAAGGCGCCTTTCTACCCCGTGGCCCCGGCCGTGGGACTGGCCATCGCCGTGCTGGCCCTGGTGGCGGTGACTATTTATAACCTCTCCCTGGCCGTCATCTTCTTCGTCATTCTGTCCGCTTCCTATCTCTACTTCAGGGTCTTTTCCAAGGAAGCCGAAGAAGAGGAGGATATGGTGGAAGGACTCGAGGCGGTCTTCGTCGAGGAGAAATAA
- a CDS encoding TonB-dependent receptor, with the protein MRTPRFITAVLALLCLLPCGMAQGQDRATSEYDMGEAVVTGKKTPGPLQEEQSQPATETVLDQDTVTTFAGPGQTNPYRALNLLPSVNAEGTDPYGLVQDQNSLRIRGQSASTYGRLSRTIEGLPIGINVGNGSMGNFLDMENVSSLSLGRGPIAADKGFGFGNSAGALDMLLRKPADTPGATFSEQYGSFGFTRSFARLDTGESPLLGTRFLGSASYSQTDKWRGKGYTDRTNIMAGLAQPLFYGHVRLEAYGIYNAFHQDEYRPLTYAQTQNMSLYRGFDFTGERTGDTTTDYAYYGYNYQDMQEWTVFGKLEADLWSGGLFSFKPYYAGDGGSRRFTNVTSIPSKAKQIGFNLNAMRESQWGFVAQIEQDLHPVKLKGGFWYQYITAFPPPVAGQRFYTLQTWGNSFGGWKMLNTVGERLFKAPFIQASGDFGKLHATAGLKYLSASMPRVTSYDTSGVPDVSYDDARDYSSGVVTSKSTDATEKHAWLPNVGLSYDLTDNLTARAMYGRNYAYPLQGPLYSAYNSNAAAFLAQGITLQHLWNDIKLETSDNIDVGLRYNNGVFSIAPTLFYAYYHHKQVTAYDSLIGASYLQPGADARSFGAELEVSWKALSWLTLFGSGSYNNFQFTKNINSSLGTTLRVRNNQVPDVPLWLGKLGATATYDKFKGTVLYRYVDSRYGDVQNHDYIRPYNIVDLYLSYDLPPVFRNKECKLTLDVLNLFDERYVATIRSASDDTQTASATYYPGSPLTVVGGITITF; encoded by the coding sequence ATGCGTACCCCCCGTTTTATCACGGCCGTCCTTGCCCTGCTGTGCCTGTTGCCGTGCGGCATGGCCCAAGGGCAGGACCGGGCGACAAGCGAATACGACATGGGCGAAGCCGTGGTCACCGGCAAGAAGACCCCCGGCCCCCTGCAGGAGGAGCAGTCCCAGCCGGCCACGGAAACGGTCCTCGACCAGGACACGGTGACCACCTTCGCCGGCCCGGGACAGACCAACCCCTACCGGGCGCTCAATCTCCTGCCCTCGGTCAACGCCGAAGGCACCGATCCCTACGGGCTCGTCCAGGATCAAAATTCCCTGCGCATCCGCGGCCAGTCCGCCTCGACCTACGGCCGGCTGTCCCGCACCATCGAAGGCCTGCCCATCGGCATCAACGTCGGCAACGGCAGCATGGGCAACTTCCTGGACATGGAAAACGTCTCCAGCCTCAGCCTGGGCCGGGGCCCCATCGCCGCGGACAAGGGCTTCGGCTTCGGCAACTCCGCCGGCGCCCTGGACATGCTGCTGCGAAAACCCGCCGACACCCCCGGAGCCACGTTCTCCGAGCAATACGGCTCCTTCGGCTTCACCCGCAGCTTCGCCCGCCTGGACACCGGCGAATCGCCCCTGCTCGGCACGCGCTTCCTCGGTTCCGCCTCCTACAGCCAGACCGACAAATGGCGCGGCAAAGGCTACACCGACCGCACCAACATCATGGCCGGCCTGGCCCAGCCGCTGTTCTACGGCCATGTCCGCCTGGAGGCCTACGGCATCTACAACGCCTTCCACCAGGACGAATACCGCCCCCTGACCTATGCCCAAACCCAAAACATGTCGCTGTACCGGGGCTTCGACTTCACCGGCGAACGAACCGGCGACACCACCACCGATTACGCCTATTACGGCTACAATTACCAGGACATGCAGGAGTGGACGGTCTTCGGCAAACTCGAAGCCGACCTCTGGTCCGGGGGGCTTTTCTCCTTCAAGCCCTATTACGCCGGGGACGGCGGCTCGCGCCGATTCACCAACGTCACCTCCATCCCGTCCAAGGCCAAGCAGATCGGCTTCAACCTCAACGCAATGCGGGAAAGCCAGTGGGGCTTCGTGGCCCAGATCGAGCAGGACCTGCATCCCGTGAAACTCAAGGGCGGCTTCTGGTACCAGTACATCACGGCCTTTCCGCCTCCCGTGGCCGGACAGCGGTTCTACACCCTGCAGACCTGGGGCAATTCCTTTGGCGGCTGGAAGATGCTCAACACCGTGGGCGAACGGCTCTTCAAGGCTCCGTTCATCCAGGCCTCGGGCGACTTCGGGAAGCTCCACGCCACGGCCGGCCTCAAATACCTGTCCGCCTCCATGCCCCGGGTCACGAGCTACGACACCTCGGGCGTGCCCGACGTCTCCTACGACGACGCCCGGGACTACAGCTCCGGCGTCGTAACCAGCAAATCCACCGACGCCACCGAAAAGCACGCCTGGCTGCCCAATGTCGGCCTCAGCTACGACCTGACGGACAACCTCACCGCGCGCGCCATGTATGGCCGCAACTACGCCTATCCGCTCCAGGGTCCCCTCTACAGCGCCTATAACAGCAATGCCGCCGCCTTCCTGGCCCAGGGCATCACCCTCCAGCATCTGTGGAACGACATCAAGCTCGAGACCTCGGACAACATCGACGTCGGCCTGCGCTACAACAACGGCGTTTTTTCCATCGCCCCGACATTGTTTTACGCCTACTATCACCACAAGCAGGTCACGGCCTACGATTCGCTCATCGGCGCAAGCTACCTGCAACCCGGCGCGGACGCCCGCTCCTTCGGCGCCGAGCTGGAAGTGTCCTGGAAGGCGTTGTCCTGGCTGACGCTCTTCGGTTCCGGCTCCTACAACAACTTCCAGTTCACCAAGAACATCAACTCCTCGCTCGGCACGACGCTGCGCGTGCGAAACAACCAGGTGCCGGACGTGCCGCTGTGGCTCGGCAAGCTCGGGGCCACGGCCACCTATGACAAGTTCAAAGGCACGGTCCTGTACCGATACGTGGATTCGCGTTACGGCGATGTGCAGAACCACGATTACATCCGTCCTTACAACATCGTGGACCTGTATTTGAGCTACGATCTGCCGCCGGTCTTCCGCAACAAGGAATGCAAGCTGACCCTGGACGTGCTGAACCTCTTCGACGAACGCTACGTGGCCACTATCCGCAGCGCCTCGGACGATACGCAGACCGCTTCGGCGACTTACTACCCCGGCTCGCCGCTGACCGTGGTCGGCGGCATCACCATCACGTTTTAG
- a CDS encoding ABC transporter ATP-binding protein gives MNALFALENVRLGHGRRTVLRELSFHVEEGGITALLGPNGSGKTTLLRALMGVLAPKAGTIRFRGRDIRSLSRRALARRIAYLPQQHRPVFPYTVEEVARLGLLPRRGPLAPYTAADRALVRDCLAELGLEALAGRPYTEISGGERQLTLLARALIQGADVAVMDEPESALDFGNQRRLLVRIAALADGGRSCVFSTHLPEHALAVADRAVLLAGGRVLDVGPTASVVTPEHLAIMYGIEAKLAFVEGMWRVLPPPVRKHGSLEE, from the coding sequence GTGAACGCCCTGTTCGCCCTCGAAAACGTGCGTCTGGGCCACGGACGACGCACGGTGCTGCGCGAGCTATCCTTCCACGTGGAAGAAGGCGGGATCACGGCCCTGCTCGGCCCCAACGGCTCGGGCAAGACCACGTTGCTGCGGGCGCTTATGGGCGTGCTCGCCCCGAAAGCCGGCACCATCCGGTTTCGCGGCCGCGATATCCGCTCCCTTTCCAGGCGCGCTCTGGCCCGTCGGATCGCCTACCTGCCCCAGCAACACCGCCCCGTCTTCCCCTACACCGTGGAGGAAGTGGCGCGGCTGGGTCTGTTGCCGCGTCGCGGCCCCCTTGCGCCCTACACCGCCGCCGACCGCGCCCTTGTCCGGGACTGTCTCGCCGAGCTTGGACTCGAGGCGCTGGCCGGCCGCCCCTACACCGAAATCAGCGGCGGCGAACGCCAGCTCACCCTGCTTGCCAGGGCGCTCATCCAGGGCGCGGACGTGGCCGTCATGGACGAACCGGAATCCGCCCTGGATTTCGGCAACCAGCGCCGCCTGCTCGTCCGCATCGCCGCCCTGGCGGACGGCGGGCGCAGCTGCGTCTTTTCCACCCACCTGCCCGAGCACGCCCTGGCCGTAGCCGACAGGGCCGTGTTGCTGGCGGGGGGACGGGTGCTGGACGTCGGTCCGACCGCGTCCGTGGTTACGCCCGAGCATCTGGCCATCATGTACGGCATCGAGGCCAAGCTGGCCTTTGTGGAGGGGATGTGGCGGGTCCTGCCGCCGCCTGTCAGGAAACACGGAAGCCTTGAGGAGTGA
- a CDS encoding ethanolamine ammonia-lyase subunit EutB, with protein MYSLTIGPRRYSFDGLRQLLAKATPERSGDQLAGIAAQSAEERAAAQMLLADVPLTAFLEELLIPYEADEVTRLILDSHDAAAFSPVKHLSVGTFREWLLSDQADEASLTALAPGLTPEMVAATSKIMRNQDLILAAAKTRTNTAFRTSIGLPGRLSTRLQPNHPTDDPKGILATIIDGLILGSGDACIGINPATDNLQGVIRLLVMLDELRQSYAIPTQSCVLTHVTTTIAAIAKGAPVDLVFQSIGGTEGVNASFGVNLSLLAEGREAALSLGRGTVGDNVMYFETGQGSALSANAHHDVDQQTVEARAYAVARAFSPFLVNTVVGFIGPEYLLDGKQIIRAGLEDNFCGKLLGLPMGVDVCYTNHAEADQDDMDVLLTLLGAAGCAYIMGIPGSDDIMLNYQTTSFHDALYLRRVLGLRPAPEFEKWLVDMGLFDRDMRPRPLSRENMRLALPHAIA; from the coding sequence GTGTACTCCCTGACCATCGGCCCTCGCCGCTACAGCTTTGACGGACTGCGCCAACTGTTGGCCAAGGCCACGCCCGAACGCTCCGGCGACCAACTCGCCGGCATCGCCGCCCAAAGCGCCGAAGAGCGGGCGGCCGCCCAGATGCTCCTGGCCGACGTGCCGTTGACCGCCTTTCTGGAAGAGCTGCTGATTCCTTACGAAGCCGACGAGGTCACCCGGCTCATCCTGGACAGCCACGACGCCGCCGCCTTTTCCCCGGTCAAACACCTGAGCGTTGGAACCTTCCGCGAATGGCTGCTTTCGGATCAGGCCGACGAGGCCAGCCTAACGGCCCTGGCTCCTGGGCTCACGCCCGAGATGGTGGCGGCCACCTCCAAGATCATGCGCAACCAGGACCTCATCCTGGCGGCGGCAAAGACACGGACCAACACGGCGTTTCGAACCAGCATCGGCCTGCCCGGCCGCCTGTCCACCCGGTTGCAGCCCAACCATCCCACGGACGACCCCAAGGGCATTCTGGCCACGATCATCGATGGCCTGATCCTGGGCTCCGGCGACGCCTGCATCGGCATCAATCCGGCGACCGACAATCTCCAGGGCGTCATCCGTCTTCTGGTCATGCTCGACGAACTGCGCCAAAGCTACGCCATCCCCACTCAAAGCTGCGTACTCACCCACGTGACCACCACCATCGCCGCCATCGCCAAGGGCGCTCCGGTGGACCTGGTGTTCCAGTCCATCGGCGGCACCGAGGGCGTCAACGCCAGCTTCGGGGTGAACCTCTCCCTCCTGGCCGAGGGACGCGAGGCGGCCCTGTCCCTGGGACGCGGAACGGTGGGGGACAACGTCATGTATTTCGAAACGGGCCAGGGCTCGGCCCTGTCGGCGAACGCCCACCACGACGTGGACCAGCAGACCGTGGAGGCCCGGGCCTACGCCGTGGCGCGGGCCTTTTCCCCGTTTTTGGTCAACACCGTCGTGGGCTTCATCGGCCCGGAATACCTCCTGGACGGCAAGCAGATCATTCGGGCCGGGCTCGAGGACAACTTCTGCGGCAAGCTCCTGGGCCTGCCCATGGGCGTGGACGTGTGCTACACCAACCACGCCGAGGCCGACCAGGACGACATGGACGTGCTGCTCACCCTGCTCGGCGCGGCCGGCTGCGCCTATATCATGGGCATTCCCGGCTCGGACGACATCATGCTCAACTACCAAACCACCTCCTTCCACGACGCCCTGTACCTGCGCCGGGTCCTGGGGCTCCGCCCCGCGCCCGAGTTCGAGAAGTGGCTCGTGGACATGGGCCTTTTCGACCGCGACATGCGGCCGCGGCCCCTGAGCCGGGAGAACATGAGGTTGGCTCTTCCCCATGCCATTGCCTAA